The Malus domestica chromosome 10, GDT2T_hap1 genome contains a region encoding:
- the LOC114819313 gene encoding BTB/POZ domain-containing protein At5g47800-like isoform X3, whose amino-acid sequence MKFMKIGTKPDTFYTEEATRTVISDAPSDFVIQINNIHYLLHKVSIKLHDIPGGEDAFEMCAKFCYGITINLSAYNFVPAFCAAKFLRMTESVEKGNFVPKLEAFFNLCILEGWKDSITALQTTVKLPEWSENPGIIRKCIDSIVEKILTPPAKVAWSYTYTRPGYTKKQHHSVPKDWWTEDISDLDVDLFRCIITAVRATHVLPPQLIGEALHVYACRWLPDTTRTPPQTDEELMENNRRIVDSVVSMIPGDKGAVSVGFLLRLTVIANYLRVSPATKTDLLRRSGLQLEEATVDDLIFPSNSPADPEFYDIDLVLEVLESFLVLWRRQSPAAASELDRSAQVLGTMRKVGKLIDSYLQVVARDVNMPVSKVVSLAEALPDIAREDHDGIYKAINIYLKEHGDLSKADKKRLCRILDCQKLSPEVRAHAVKNERLPLRTVVQVLFFEQERDRGSNSKAAAATHDRHKHKPLPITPSLFHEPGKQTMPSSRESDSQSHKLKLGAANVHDKFSSSTTGKKDNPLLQMQNKRSGGKLALKNERKGVRLETQQVDHQGHNMGREIVRGGASGSAGAGSKLDAKKMIQRGSRPGHGHDKGKDR is encoded by the exons ATGAAGTTTATGAAAATTGGAACCAAGCCGGACACCTTCTACACCGAAGAAGCTACCAG GACCGTGATTTCGGATGCACCCAGCGACTTTGTCATACAAATTAACAACATCCATTATCTTCTCCATAAG GTCAGCATAAAGCTTCACGATATTCCAGGAGGTGAAGATGCGTTTGAAATGTGTGCGAAGTTCTGTTACGGAATTACGATTAATCTCAGCGCCTATAATTTTGTACCTGCATTTTGTGCTGCTAAGTTCCTCCGAATGACCGAGTCAGTAGAGAAGGGAAATTTTGTTCCAAAACTCGAGGCTTTcttcaatttatgcattcttGAAGGTTGGAAAGACTCCATTACTGCACTACAAACTACAGTGAAGTTGCCTGAATGGTCTGAGAATCCTGGGATCATCAGAAAGTGCATTGATTCAATTGTTGAGAAAATCCTTACTCCTCCAGCAAAG gtTGCATGGTCCTACACTTATACCAGACCTGGCTACACCAAAAAGCAACATCATTCTGTCCCAAAGGATTGGTGGACTGAGGATATATCAGATCTTGATGTAGACCTGTTTCGATGTATAATTACTGCTGTTCGAGCCACGCATGTGCTGCCACCACAGCTCATTGGGGAAGCTTTGCACGTCTATGCTTGTCGTTGGCTGCCAGATACCACAAGAACACCTCCACAAACAGATGAGGAACTCATGGAAAACAATCGAAGAATTGTTGATAGCGTTGTGAGTATGATTCCCGGAGATAAGGGAGCAGTTTCTGTTGGTTTCTTGCTAAGGCTTACTGTAATTGCCAATTACTTGAGAGTGTCCCCAGCGACAAAGACTGACCTATTAAGGAGGTCTGGTCTACAACTCGAAGAGGCAACGGTGGATGACCTGATTTTTCCTTCAAACTCGCCCGCTGACCCGGAATTTTACGATATTGACTTGGTTTTGGAAGTGTTAGAAAGTTTCTTGGTGCTATGGAGAAGACAATCCCCTGCAGCTGCTTCTGAATTGGACAGAAGTGCTCAGGTTTTAGGAACAATGAGAAAGGTTGGGAAACTCATTGATTCGTACCTTCAAGTTGTTGCCAGGGATGTCAACATGCCAGTTTCAAAAGTGGTATCTCTGGCTGAAGCTTTGCCAGATATTGCAAGGGAAGACCATGACGGCATCTACAAGGCTATTAACATTTATCTAAAG GAGCATGGTGATCTAAGCAAGGCAGACAAGAAACGCTTGTGCCGCATTTTAGACTGCCAGAAGTTGTCGCCTGAGGTACGCGCTCATGCTGTGAAAAATGAGCGGCTACCATTGAGGACTGTTGTGCAAGTCCTCTTCTTTGAACAAGAGAGAGACAGAGGTTCCAACTCCAAGGCAGCAGCAGCAACTCATGATCGTCATAAACATAAGCCACTGCCAATAACACCCTCCCTGTTCCATGAGCCAGGAAAACAAACAATGCCAAGTAGCAGAGAATCGGATAGTCAAAGTCATAAGCTAAAATTGGGAGCAGCAAATGTTCATGATAAATTCAGTAGTAGTACCACTGGAAAGAAAGATAATCCACTGCTGCAAATGCAAAACAAAAGATCAGGCGGAAAGTTGGCATTGAAAAACGAAAGAAAGGGTGTCAGATTAGAAACGCAACAAGTAGATCATCAAGGACATAATATGGGAAGGGAAATCGTAAGAGGAGGAGCATCTGGATCTGCAGGTGCAGGGAGCAAGTTGGACGCTAAGAAGATGATCCAAAGGGGAAGTAGGCCGGGCCATGGCCACGACAAAGGCAAAGATAGATAG
- the LOC114819313 gene encoding BTB/POZ domain-containing protein At5g47800-like isoform X1, with protein MKFMKIGTKPDTFYTEEATRTVISDAPSDFVIQINNIHYLLHKLQFPLLPKCGLLQRLCSDSGDLEKVSIKLHDIPGGEDAFEMCAKFCYGITINLSAYNFVPAFCAAKFLRMTESVEKGNFVPKLEAFFNLCILEGWKDSITALQTTVKLPEWSENPGIIRKCIDSIVEKILTPPAKVAWSYTYTRPGYTKKQHHSVPKDWWTEDISDLDVDLFRCIITAVRATHVLPPQLIGEALHVYACRWLPDTTRTPPQTDEELMENNRRIVDSVVSMIPGDKGAVSVGFLLRLTVIANYLRVSPATKTDLLRRSGLQLEEATVDDLIFPSNSPADPEFYDIDLVLEVLESFLVLWRRQSPAAASELDRSAQVLGTMRKVGKLIDSYLQVVARDVNMPVSKVVSLAEALPDIAREDHDGIYKAINIYLKEHGDLSKADKKRLCRILDCQKLSPEVRAHAVKNERLPLRTVVQVLFFEQERDRGSNSKAAAATHDRHKHKPLPITPSLFHEPGKQTMPSSRESDSQSHKLKLGAANVHDKFSSSTTGKKDNPLLQMQNKRSGGKLALKNERKGVRLETQQVDHQGHNMGREIVRGGASGSAGAGSKLDAKKMIQRGSRPGHGHDKGKDR; from the exons ATGAAGTTTATGAAAATTGGAACCAAGCCGGACACCTTCTACACCGAAGAAGCTACCAG GACCGTGATTTCGGATGCACCCAGCGACTTTGTCATACAAATTAACAACATCCATTATCTTCTCCATAAG CTGCAGTTTCCACTTCTTCCAAAATGTGGCCTCTTACAACGGCTTTGCTCTGACTCTGGTGATTTGGAAAAGGTCAGCATAAAGCTTCACGATATTCCAGGAGGTGAAGATGCGTTTGAAATGTGTGCGAAGTTCTGTTACGGAATTACGATTAATCTCAGCGCCTATAATTTTGTACCTGCATTTTGTGCTGCTAAGTTCCTCCGAATGACCGAGTCAGTAGAGAAGGGAAATTTTGTTCCAAAACTCGAGGCTTTcttcaatttatgcattcttGAAGGTTGGAAAGACTCCATTACTGCACTACAAACTACAGTGAAGTTGCCTGAATGGTCTGAGAATCCTGGGATCATCAGAAAGTGCATTGATTCAATTGTTGAGAAAATCCTTACTCCTCCAGCAAAG gtTGCATGGTCCTACACTTATACCAGACCTGGCTACACCAAAAAGCAACATCATTCTGTCCCAAAGGATTGGTGGACTGAGGATATATCAGATCTTGATGTAGACCTGTTTCGATGTATAATTACTGCTGTTCGAGCCACGCATGTGCTGCCACCACAGCTCATTGGGGAAGCTTTGCACGTCTATGCTTGTCGTTGGCTGCCAGATACCACAAGAACACCTCCACAAACAGATGAGGAACTCATGGAAAACAATCGAAGAATTGTTGATAGCGTTGTGAGTATGATTCCCGGAGATAAGGGAGCAGTTTCTGTTGGTTTCTTGCTAAGGCTTACTGTAATTGCCAATTACTTGAGAGTGTCCCCAGCGACAAAGACTGACCTATTAAGGAGGTCTGGTCTACAACTCGAAGAGGCAACGGTGGATGACCTGATTTTTCCTTCAAACTCGCCCGCTGACCCGGAATTTTACGATATTGACTTGGTTTTGGAAGTGTTAGAAAGTTTCTTGGTGCTATGGAGAAGACAATCCCCTGCAGCTGCTTCTGAATTGGACAGAAGTGCTCAGGTTTTAGGAACAATGAGAAAGGTTGGGAAACTCATTGATTCGTACCTTCAAGTTGTTGCCAGGGATGTCAACATGCCAGTTTCAAAAGTGGTATCTCTGGCTGAAGCTTTGCCAGATATTGCAAGGGAAGACCATGACGGCATCTACAAGGCTATTAACATTTATCTAAAG GAGCATGGTGATCTAAGCAAGGCAGACAAGAAACGCTTGTGCCGCATTTTAGACTGCCAGAAGTTGTCGCCTGAGGTACGCGCTCATGCTGTGAAAAATGAGCGGCTACCATTGAGGACTGTTGTGCAAGTCCTCTTCTTTGAACAAGAGAGAGACAGAGGTTCCAACTCCAAGGCAGCAGCAGCAACTCATGATCGTCATAAACATAAGCCACTGCCAATAACACCCTCCCTGTTCCATGAGCCAGGAAAACAAACAATGCCAAGTAGCAGAGAATCGGATAGTCAAAGTCATAAGCTAAAATTGGGAGCAGCAAATGTTCATGATAAATTCAGTAGTAGTACCACTGGAAAGAAAGATAATCCACTGCTGCAAATGCAAAACAAAAGATCAGGCGGAAAGTTGGCATTGAAAAACGAAAGAAAGGGTGTCAGATTAGAAACGCAACAAGTAGATCATCAAGGACATAATATGGGAAGGGAAATCGTAAGAGGAGGAGCATCTGGATCTGCAGGTGCAGGGAGCAAGTTGGACGCTAAGAAGATGATCCAAAGGGGAAGTAGGCCGGGCCATGGCCACGACAAAGGCAAAGATAGATAG
- the LOC114819313 gene encoding BTB/POZ domain-containing protein At5g47800-like isoform X5 yields the protein MKFMKIGTKPDTFYTEEATRTVISDAPSDFVIQINNIHYLLHKFPLLPKCGLLQRLCSDSGDLEKVSIKLHDIPGGEDAFEMCAKFCYGITINLSAYNFVPAFCAAKFLRMTESVEKGNFVPKLEAFFNLCILEGWKDSITALQTTVKLPEWSENPGIIRKCIDSIVEKILTPPAKVAWSYTYTRPGYTKKQHHSVPKDWWTEDISDLDVDLFRCIITAVRATHVLPPQLIGEALHVYACRWLPDTTRTPPQTDEELMENNRRIVDSVVSMIPGDKGAVSVGFLLRLTVIANYLRVSPATKTDLLRRSGLQLEEATVDDLIFPSNSPADPEFYDIDLVLEVLESFLVLWRRQSPAAASELDRSAQVLGTMRKVGKLIDSYLQVVARDVNMPVSKVVSLAEALPDIAREDHDGIYKAINIYLK from the exons ATGAAGTTTATGAAAATTGGAACCAAGCCGGACACCTTCTACACCGAAGAAGCTACCAG GACCGTGATTTCGGATGCACCCAGCGACTTTGTCATACAAATTAACAACATCCATTATCTTCTCCATAAG TTTCCACTTCTTCCAAAATGTGGCCTCTTACAACGGCTTTGCTCTGACTCTGGTGATTTGGAAAAGGTCAGCATAAAGCTTCACGATATTCCAGGAGGTGAAGATGCGTTTGAAATGTGTGCGAAGTTCTGTTACGGAATTACGATTAATCTCAGCGCCTATAATTTTGTACCTGCATTTTGTGCTGCTAAGTTCCTCCGAATGACCGAGTCAGTAGAGAAGGGAAATTTTGTTCCAAAACTCGAGGCTTTcttcaatttatgcattcttGAAGGTTGGAAAGACTCCATTACTGCACTACAAACTACAGTGAAGTTGCCTGAATGGTCTGAGAATCCTGGGATCATCAGAAAGTGCATTGATTCAATTGTTGAGAAAATCCTTACTCCTCCAGCAAAG gtTGCATGGTCCTACACTTATACCAGACCTGGCTACACCAAAAAGCAACATCATTCTGTCCCAAAGGATTGGTGGACTGAGGATATATCAGATCTTGATGTAGACCTGTTTCGATGTATAATTACTGCTGTTCGAGCCACGCATGTGCTGCCACCACAGCTCATTGGGGAAGCTTTGCACGTCTATGCTTGTCGTTGGCTGCCAGATACCACAAGAACACCTCCACAAACAGATGAGGAACTCATGGAAAACAATCGAAGAATTGTTGATAGCGTTGTGAGTATGATTCCCGGAGATAAGGGAGCAGTTTCTGTTGGTTTCTTGCTAAGGCTTACTGTAATTGCCAATTACTTGAGAGTGTCCCCAGCGACAAAGACTGACCTATTAAGGAGGTCTGGTCTACAACTCGAAGAGGCAACGGTGGATGACCTGATTTTTCCTTCAAACTCGCCCGCTGACCCGGAATTTTACGATATTGACTTGGTTTTGGAAGTGTTAGAAAGTTTCTTGGTGCTATGGAGAAGACAATCCCCTGCAGCTGCTTCTGAATTGGACAGAAGTGCTCAGGTTTTAGGAACAATGAGAAAGGTTGGGAAACTCATTGATTCGTACCTTCAAGTTGTTGCCAGGGATGTCAACATGCCAGTTTCAAAAGTGGTATCTCTGGCTGAAGCTTTGCCAGATATTGCAAGGGAAGACCATGACGGCATCTACAAGGCTATTAACATTTATCTAAAG TAG
- the LOC114819313 gene encoding BTB/POZ domain-containing protein At5g47800-like isoform X2, with product MKFMKIGTKPDTFYTEEATRTVISDAPSDFVIQINNIHYLLHKFPLLPKCGLLQRLCSDSGDLEKVSIKLHDIPGGEDAFEMCAKFCYGITINLSAYNFVPAFCAAKFLRMTESVEKGNFVPKLEAFFNLCILEGWKDSITALQTTVKLPEWSENPGIIRKCIDSIVEKILTPPAKVAWSYTYTRPGYTKKQHHSVPKDWWTEDISDLDVDLFRCIITAVRATHVLPPQLIGEALHVYACRWLPDTTRTPPQTDEELMENNRRIVDSVVSMIPGDKGAVSVGFLLRLTVIANYLRVSPATKTDLLRRSGLQLEEATVDDLIFPSNSPADPEFYDIDLVLEVLESFLVLWRRQSPAAASELDRSAQVLGTMRKVGKLIDSYLQVVARDVNMPVSKVVSLAEALPDIAREDHDGIYKAINIYLKEHGDLSKADKKRLCRILDCQKLSPEVRAHAVKNERLPLRTVVQVLFFEQERDRGSNSKAAAATHDRHKHKPLPITPSLFHEPGKQTMPSSRESDSQSHKLKLGAANVHDKFSSSTTGKKDNPLLQMQNKRSGGKLALKNERKGVRLETQQVDHQGHNMGREIVRGGASGSAGAGSKLDAKKMIQRGSRPGHGHDKGKDR from the exons ATGAAGTTTATGAAAATTGGAACCAAGCCGGACACCTTCTACACCGAAGAAGCTACCAG GACCGTGATTTCGGATGCACCCAGCGACTTTGTCATACAAATTAACAACATCCATTATCTTCTCCATAAG TTTCCACTTCTTCCAAAATGTGGCCTCTTACAACGGCTTTGCTCTGACTCTGGTGATTTGGAAAAGGTCAGCATAAAGCTTCACGATATTCCAGGAGGTGAAGATGCGTTTGAAATGTGTGCGAAGTTCTGTTACGGAATTACGATTAATCTCAGCGCCTATAATTTTGTACCTGCATTTTGTGCTGCTAAGTTCCTCCGAATGACCGAGTCAGTAGAGAAGGGAAATTTTGTTCCAAAACTCGAGGCTTTcttcaatttatgcattcttGAAGGTTGGAAAGACTCCATTACTGCACTACAAACTACAGTGAAGTTGCCTGAATGGTCTGAGAATCCTGGGATCATCAGAAAGTGCATTGATTCAATTGTTGAGAAAATCCTTACTCCTCCAGCAAAG gtTGCATGGTCCTACACTTATACCAGACCTGGCTACACCAAAAAGCAACATCATTCTGTCCCAAAGGATTGGTGGACTGAGGATATATCAGATCTTGATGTAGACCTGTTTCGATGTATAATTACTGCTGTTCGAGCCACGCATGTGCTGCCACCACAGCTCATTGGGGAAGCTTTGCACGTCTATGCTTGTCGTTGGCTGCCAGATACCACAAGAACACCTCCACAAACAGATGAGGAACTCATGGAAAACAATCGAAGAATTGTTGATAGCGTTGTGAGTATGATTCCCGGAGATAAGGGAGCAGTTTCTGTTGGTTTCTTGCTAAGGCTTACTGTAATTGCCAATTACTTGAGAGTGTCCCCAGCGACAAAGACTGACCTATTAAGGAGGTCTGGTCTACAACTCGAAGAGGCAACGGTGGATGACCTGATTTTTCCTTCAAACTCGCCCGCTGACCCGGAATTTTACGATATTGACTTGGTTTTGGAAGTGTTAGAAAGTTTCTTGGTGCTATGGAGAAGACAATCCCCTGCAGCTGCTTCTGAATTGGACAGAAGTGCTCAGGTTTTAGGAACAATGAGAAAGGTTGGGAAACTCATTGATTCGTACCTTCAAGTTGTTGCCAGGGATGTCAACATGCCAGTTTCAAAAGTGGTATCTCTGGCTGAAGCTTTGCCAGATATTGCAAGGGAAGACCATGACGGCATCTACAAGGCTATTAACATTTATCTAAAG GAGCATGGTGATCTAAGCAAGGCAGACAAGAAACGCTTGTGCCGCATTTTAGACTGCCAGAAGTTGTCGCCTGAGGTACGCGCTCATGCTGTGAAAAATGAGCGGCTACCATTGAGGACTGTTGTGCAAGTCCTCTTCTTTGAACAAGAGAGAGACAGAGGTTCCAACTCCAAGGCAGCAGCAGCAACTCATGATCGTCATAAACATAAGCCACTGCCAATAACACCCTCCCTGTTCCATGAGCCAGGAAAACAAACAATGCCAAGTAGCAGAGAATCGGATAGTCAAAGTCATAAGCTAAAATTGGGAGCAGCAAATGTTCATGATAAATTCAGTAGTAGTACCACTGGAAAGAAAGATAATCCACTGCTGCAAATGCAAAACAAAAGATCAGGCGGAAAGTTGGCATTGAAAAACGAAAGAAAGGGTGTCAGATTAGAAACGCAACAAGTAGATCATCAAGGACATAATATGGGAAGGGAAATCGTAAGAGGAGGAGCATCTGGATCTGCAGGTGCAGGGAGCAAGTTGGACGCTAAGAAGATGATCCAAAGGGGAAGTAGGCCGGGCCATGGCCACGACAAAGGCAAAGATAGATAG
- the LOC114819313 gene encoding BTB/POZ domain-containing protein At5g47800-like isoform X4: protein MKFMKIGTKPDTFYTEEATRTVISDAPSDFVIQINNIHYLLHKLQFPLLPKCGLLQRLCSDSGDLEKVSIKLHDIPGGEDAFEMCAKFCYGITINLSAYNFVPAFCAAKFLRMTESVEKGNFVPKLEAFFNLCILEGWKDSITALQTTVKLPEWSENPGIIRKCIDSIVEKILTPPAKVAWSYTYTRPGYTKKQHHSVPKDWWTEDISDLDVDLFRCIITAVRATHVLPPQLIGEALHVYACRWLPDTTRTPPQTDEELMENNRRIVDSVVSMIPGDKGAVSVGFLLRLTVIANYLRVSPATKTDLLRRSGLQLEEATVDDLIFPSNSPADPEFYDIDLVLEVLESFLVLWRRQSPAAASELDRSAQVLGTMRKVGKLIDSYLQVVARDVNMPVSKVVSLAEALPDIAREDHDGIYKAINIYLK, encoded by the exons ATGAAGTTTATGAAAATTGGAACCAAGCCGGACACCTTCTACACCGAAGAAGCTACCAG GACCGTGATTTCGGATGCACCCAGCGACTTTGTCATACAAATTAACAACATCCATTATCTTCTCCATAAG CTGCAGTTTCCACTTCTTCCAAAATGTGGCCTCTTACAACGGCTTTGCTCTGACTCTGGTGATTTGGAAAAGGTCAGCATAAAGCTTCACGATATTCCAGGAGGTGAAGATGCGTTTGAAATGTGTGCGAAGTTCTGTTACGGAATTACGATTAATCTCAGCGCCTATAATTTTGTACCTGCATTTTGTGCTGCTAAGTTCCTCCGAATGACCGAGTCAGTAGAGAAGGGAAATTTTGTTCCAAAACTCGAGGCTTTcttcaatttatgcattcttGAAGGTTGGAAAGACTCCATTACTGCACTACAAACTACAGTGAAGTTGCCTGAATGGTCTGAGAATCCTGGGATCATCAGAAAGTGCATTGATTCAATTGTTGAGAAAATCCTTACTCCTCCAGCAAAG gtTGCATGGTCCTACACTTATACCAGACCTGGCTACACCAAAAAGCAACATCATTCTGTCCCAAAGGATTGGTGGACTGAGGATATATCAGATCTTGATGTAGACCTGTTTCGATGTATAATTACTGCTGTTCGAGCCACGCATGTGCTGCCACCACAGCTCATTGGGGAAGCTTTGCACGTCTATGCTTGTCGTTGGCTGCCAGATACCACAAGAACACCTCCACAAACAGATGAGGAACTCATGGAAAACAATCGAAGAATTGTTGATAGCGTTGTGAGTATGATTCCCGGAGATAAGGGAGCAGTTTCTGTTGGTTTCTTGCTAAGGCTTACTGTAATTGCCAATTACTTGAGAGTGTCCCCAGCGACAAAGACTGACCTATTAAGGAGGTCTGGTCTACAACTCGAAGAGGCAACGGTGGATGACCTGATTTTTCCTTCAAACTCGCCCGCTGACCCGGAATTTTACGATATTGACTTGGTTTTGGAAGTGTTAGAAAGTTTCTTGGTGCTATGGAGAAGACAATCCCCTGCAGCTGCTTCTGAATTGGACAGAAGTGCTCAGGTTTTAGGAACAATGAGAAAGGTTGGGAAACTCATTGATTCGTACCTTCAAGTTGTTGCCAGGGATGTCAACATGCCAGTTTCAAAAGTGGTATCTCTGGCTGAAGCTTTGCCAGATATTGCAAGGGAAGACCATGACGGCATCTACAAGGCTATTAACATTTATCTAAAG TAG